One Pyrus communis chromosome 13, drPyrComm1.1, whole genome shotgun sequence genomic window carries:
- the LOC137712317 gene encoding 11-beta-hydroxysteroid dehydrogenase A-like has product MASSEVLLGGGGLVLNVTIPPMSLALLLFVLPPYLFFKLLLSAAQHVFSEDVAGKVILITGASSGIGEHLAYEYARRGGCLALVARRENRLRDVANTAVCFGSPDVLAITADVSKVEDCKHCVDVTVNHFGRLDHLVNNAGIVPVCLFEETTDVTNLAPAMDVNFWGSVYGTYFAIPHLKRSGGRIVAITSSAGWLRAPRLSMYGATKAAAIAFYETLKVEIGREVGITIVTPGMIESEISQGKFLSKEGQVVLDLELRDLEVSITPIMPVKEAAKSIVDSACRGENCLTVPAWVWQSFYWKVYFPEMLEWCNRTLLISKVGNDERDTLSKKLLYLTGLKQHLYPEMVRDPHVKEQ; this is encoded by the exons ATGGCGTCTAGTGAGGTATTACTCGGCGGCGGTGGACTG GTGCTCAATGTTACAATTCCTCCCATGTCCCTCGCCTTGTTGCTCTTCGTTCTGCCACCCTATCTCTTCTTCAAGCTTCTCCTCTCCGCCGCACAACATGTTTTTAGTGAAGATGTGGCCGGAAAAGTCATACTCATTACCGGAGCTTCCTCCGGCATAGGAGAG CATCTGGCATATGAGTATGCTAGAAGAGGAGGTTGTCTAGCTCTTGTTGCCAGAAGAGAAAACCGACTACGTGACGTGGCCAACACAGCCGTTTGCTTTGGCTCCCCAGATGTTCTCGCAATCACTGCAGATGTTTCAAAGGTTGAAGATTGTAAGCACTGTGTTGATGTAACAGTGAATCATTTTGGACGTT TGGATCACCTAGTGAACAATGCTGGGATTGTTCCTGTCTGCTTGTTTGAAGAGACCACTGATGTCACTAACTTAGCGCCAGCCATg GACGTAAACTTCTGGGGCTCAGTATATGGCACCTACTTTGCCATTCCACACCTTAAAAGGAGCGGAGGGAGGATCGTAGCGATCACTTCCTCTGCCGGATGGTTGCGTGCACCACGATTAAGCATGTATGGT GCTACAAAAGCAGCAGCGATAGCCTTTTACGAGACGTTGAAAGTTGAAATTGGTAGGGAAGTTGGAATAACAATCGTGACTCCGGGAATGATTGAATCGGAAATTTCGCAAGGAAAATTCTTATCCAAGGAAGGCCAAGTGGTATTAGATCTAGAATTGAGAGAT CTTGAAGTAAGCATAACACCGATCATGCCGGTGAAGGAGGCCGCCAAATCAATCGTGGACAGCGCATGCCGAGGAGAAAATTGTTTGACAGTACCAGCTTGGGTTTGGCAGTCATTTTACTGGAAGGTGTATTTCCCTGAGATGCTGGAGTGGTGTAACCGTACGCTTCTTATAAGTAAAGTGGGCAATGACGAGAGGGATACGCTGAGTAAGAAGCTCCTGTACCTAACTGGCCTGAAGCAGCATCTGTATCCAGAGATGGTTCGAGACCCTCATGTTAAAGAACAATGA
- the LOC137711864 gene encoding 11-beta-hydroxysteroid dehydrogenase-like 4A, translating to MDSIHKVLNVVVPLVTFIGSLFFLPYFLVYKLISFIYRSKSTENIAGKVILITGASSGIGEHLAYEYAKRGARLALAARREDRLRAVADKARRIGSPDVIVLPADVSKLEHCNRVVNETVNHFGQLDHLVNNAAVLQVSLFEDCNQISTMVSIMDINFWGSVYCTHFSVPHLRKSKGKIVVISSSESWFSAPKSSFYNASKAALTCFFESLRSELGSEIGITIVSPGLIESEMTRSRQFVSQLRPKWMPSESAEKCTKAILDSVCRGDMHLTEPSWIRFGFWLRVLYPELLEKLFHLIVETKKMPATPNKDD from the exons ATGGATTCGATTCACAAAGTGTTGAACGTAGTCGTCCCTCTAGTAACATTCATTGGATCCCTTTTCTTTCTCCCATATTTTCTCGTTTACAAGCTTATTAGTTTCATATATCGATCCAAATCCACTGAAAACATAGCCGGAAAAGTTATCCTCATTACCGGAGCGTCTTCAGGAATTGGAGAG CATTTGGCGTATGAGTACGCTAAGAGAGGAGCCCGTCTAGCATTGGCAGCCAGAAGGGAGGACCGTCTTCGTGCCGTGGCGGATAAAGCTCGACGGATAGGCTCCCCGGATGTCATTGTGCTTCCAGCTGATGTCTCAAAACTGGAACATTGCAATCGAGTTGTTAATGAAACAGTCAATCACTTTGGCCAAT TGGACCATTTGGTGAACAATGCTGCGGTTCTGCAAGTTAGCTTGTTTGAAGATTGCAACCAAATCTCTACGATGGTTTCAATTATG GATATAAATTTCTGGGGTTCTGTTTATTGCACACATTTCTCAGTTCCACACCTCAGAAAAAGCAAAGGGAAAATTGTTGTAATTTCCTCGAGTGAATCTTGGTTTTCTGCACCAAAGTCGAGTTTCTACAAT GCAAGCAAAGCAGCCCTGACATGCTTCTTTGAGTCATTGAGGTCTGAGTTGGGATCTGAGATTGGGATAACAATTGTGAGTCCTGGACTGATTGAGTCGGAAATGACAAGAAGCCGCCAATTTGTATCGCAG CTTCGTCCGAAGTGGATGCCCAGTGAGTCCGCAGAAAAATGCACAAAGGCAATTTTGGACAGTGTTTGCCGTGGAGACATGCATCTGACAGAGCCATCGTGGATCAGGTTCGGattttggttgagggttttgtATCCTGAGCTACTCGAGAAGCTTTTCCATCTAATAGTTGAAACCAAGAAGATGCCAGCCACTCCAAATAAGGATGATTAA